The genomic DNA NNNNNNNNNNNNNNNNNNNNNNNNNNNNNNNNNNNNNNNNNNNNNNNNNNNNNNNNNNNNNNNNNNNNNNNNNNNNNNNNNNNNNNNNNNNNNNNNNNNNNNNNNNNNNNNNNNNNNNNNNNNNNNNNNNNNNNNNNNNNNNNNNNNNNNNNNNNNNNNNNNNNNNNNNNNNNNNNNNNNNNNNNNNNNNNNNNNNNNNNNNNNNNNNNNNNNNNNNNNNNNNNNNNNNNNNNNNNNNNNNNNNNNNNNNNNNNNNNNNNNNNNNNNNNNNNNNNNNNNNNNNNNNNNNNNNNNNNNNNNNNNNNNNNNNNNNNNNNNNNNNNNNNNNNNNNNNNNNNNNNNNNNNNNNNNNNNNNNNNNNNNNNNNNNNNNNNNNNNNNNNNNNNNNNNNNNNNNNNNNNNNNNNNNNNNNNNNNNNNNNNNNNNNNNNNNNNNNNNNNNNNNNNNNNNNNNNNNNNNNNNNNNNNNNNNNNGATTTAACATATGGGTTCTGTGATTAGTTTTGtcttagcttatgtttagtcctcctaattaacatccgaacatccgatgtgacagggctaaaatttagctccctcctcccaaacaccccctatatttATCTAAAGTTGGTGAAGTGGAACTAAAAAAGAAtaaagttggtggagtggagtgttGCCCAACACTCCTACCTATCGGCACCCGTACGTGGGCTCCGGCGAGAGCGAGGAAGCGCCGCAACCGCCGTGCGGAACAAGAACAATCCTGACCTGAGCCTGACGCCAACCGCGCCCACTGACCCGACCTCGCGCTGCGCCCACTGACCCGACCTCGCGCTCACCTACCACCGTCAAAACCATCGGCCGAGCGCGCCGGCCGGGAACGGTTCGGCAGCCCATAGGAACGGCGGGTTCGCCCGTCGCCCGCGCGCTTGGCCTCGCGCGGCAGCGGACACGCGCACCCCGGCGGCCTCAGCTGTCGCCGCGGCCGGCCACGCCACCGGCACCACTTGTATCCACCGCGCAGCACTTGCTGCCCGGTGACGCGCGCTCCACGTGCGGAAAATGTGCGCTGCCCAGAGGCTtcgagcgagcgagcgcgctGCCTGGACGGGTCACACGCACGTATCGCGGTAGAAGCCTCGCCTCTTTAACGTGCGGCGACGATCCTCCACTCGTACTCCAGGCCGATCGATTAAAAAGTATCCCAGGTGGCGGCAGGCCAGCGGCACCGCGGCTGCGCGGGGCATGGGCAACACCGCAGTAGGCAGCTGCTCGGGCCCGACAAATTCCGACCCGGCGAAGTGCGAGGCCCCCCCGCGTGCCACCGGTGCCACCCACGGACTGCATGCCAGGATGGAGAGGCGGGCTCACAGCCTCACATGCTACCCTATCCCGTCCAAACTGCCGCGCACGTCTCGCGCCGTGCTCGGGGCGGTGTCCCTGCCACGGACCTCCCTCGTCTGCTCCTCGCTTTCTCGTCGGGTTTGAAAAAATCGCGCAGCGGGTCATGATGAGATCACTCATCAGTGTAGTGAGCGTCACGACTCGGCGGTGGGTCGGGCGGGAAGTCGTCTCGTCCTGATGGTTTCCGCTTTCtgtgtgcagcagcagcagcaagaaagAAGGATGGGTGGGGGGCGTTGGCGCggggcaccagcagcagcagcgccggggAAAACGACGCCGCGCCACGCCATCGCGGATTATTACGAGCGGTAGGGCCCTGCGTCTACTGTGAACGATCGTCAATTATTGATGCGCTCTGGCGCGGAGACCCGCAGCATGGTGTGTGAGCGTGCGTGTTTTTTCTTAATCCAGCCTCGAACCGAACGTTTCTTTTGCTGTCAGGGGTTTTGTACCCAAGCTATTTTAAGAGCTGTCGATGACTGAAATCTCTCAGCGTCTGCCTACTGTTCGGTGGGGCCGCATCGCCGTTACGTCGAGGCTGGCGTGAGCTCTCGGTCACGTCGATCGTTTGGTGCTGTGTCTGCAGTATCGGTGCTGATCTACTAATAAGGTGCGGCGGCTGTAGCACTCGTTCAAAAGAAATGGAGAGTGATTTTAGCAGCTGCAATTTGGAGTAGCTCACCATTTCCGCTCCTGTTGAATTTTTGCAATTTGGCACAGAACACAGTAGAAGTAGCTATGCTAGAATATATGTATATGTCCGCTGGAACTTGGTAGAATTAGACCTTTTTCATGTTTCAAAATAACATAGAAGGGATCAATCAACTGACTGATCGTACAAATTCGTCCTTTCTCCAGGTGCCCTTAAAATTGTCACACCATGAATGAACACCCCCACCCTCTCTGGCTTGCATCTCCATGgacaaaacaagaaaaaagaaaagaaaacaaaggctTACTAACCCGACTTTTTCCCCTTAACGCAAGgcaaaaggaagaaaaacaagaggaagaagaaaaaagaaatcaagagataAGCAATTAGTAGTGCTCATTTTCTAACCTATGCTACCTAGAGCAAACCGGCGACCGCGCGCCGAACGCGGGCCAAGCTCTCCTGCCAGCGCGCCGATCGGCTCCTCATCAGTCCTCGAAGCCGGTCCTCTTCCAGACGGCGTCCCGCACCCGGCTGAGGTCGCGCCCCTTGAGCGTCCTGCCGATCCCCTCGTGCACCGACAGCGACGCGGCCCGGCTGCGCCACGCCAGCTCGTGCGGCGGCACCATCTCCGAACCGCCGCTGCCCACCCTGCCAtagccgccgtcgtcctccccatcgagctcccactcgcccgcgTGGTGGTCCCGGTACTCGACCCCGAGGATCTTCTGCCAGTCCGGTATGTTCATCGGCAGCGACCCCGGCGCGCCGTCCGCTGGCTTCTTccgcgcggcgcgggaggccgggATCGGGCGCGCCCGGGCCGCggccagctcgccgccgccggggctcgAGTccaccatgccgccgccggcagcccccGGGCCGAAAGAGCCCCAGACGTCCGACTCGTCGAACTCCTCCGCCGTGCCGGGGCCCCTCGCGGCGGCGCCCCTGGACGGTGCGAACATCCGGTACGCGTGCTTCGCGGCCGCCGACCTCGCGCTCCCGGCCATGCCGATGATCGATCGGGTGTCCCTGCTTTGCTACCTTCACCGTGACGGCGCTTCGCTTCGCGGAGGGTCGCGCAACCACCGATCTTTTGCCGAGGAGGGAGTGACGCGAGGGCTCTAGGAGGGCAATGGTTTTGGAGCTTGCGCGGGGTTGGATTTTATAGGGTCTGGAGGTGGTGAGGAGATCGGGGGCGGAGGCCGGGAAAAGCAATGGGTGGGCTGCAAGAGCGAGACGACGACTGACGAGAGGGACTGGAAGCGGATAAGGCTGTTTCCGGAATGACGGCACTGCCCTCCGGCGGGTTTGGCGCGCCACGGCCACGGGTTACAGCTGCGCACGGCGGACTGTGGGCGCCGGGCGTGGCCCGTGGGGGTGGCCTTTGTCTGGGACTCTGAGGTGTGGCCACGCCAACGTTGGATCATAGTTTTGTCACCCCTCACCCGCCATCCGGATAACCTTGTGATGGCAACAGCGCAAAGCCATGCAATGATGCGAAGCAGAACCCCACCGGACCAGGGACGTTGGTGTGTGACCTTCCACCGGACACACATTTTTGTCACTTGTGgatctttctccttttttttcagaaaaaagttTTTGTCGCCTCTGATCTGAAAAGAAGTGCTAAACGCCGTCTAAAAGAAGTGCTAAAATACCTTTCTTTTCATTGCTTTTGTGTGCTTTAGTTATGATAACCATTAGAGCGGTAAAATTGTATGTAACGCTCGGTCATTTTAAGTTATACGGCCACTGGTCACAAACCCGTTTCCATTTCCATTGCAGATAGAATATACATAAAATTGACGTTAAATTGTTTTTTTAGTTTGAACGACCGACAGCTTTTGATGGTATTTCGGACCGCCGACTAGGGATTGGACGCCACGTTTTTCTCATTTCcgatggctagcacacaagagatAAGGAGTTATACTGGTTCAGAAAAATCCCTACATCCAGTTTCGACAGGAGTCGTGTTTATTGAATCAAGTGCACTGGATTTACAACGGGATACTTGCAAGCAAACATTCGTGCGATATGTGGGTGTATGCGTTGaatgcgagagagagagaaaggaagtCCGATTCCCCTTATATAGGCCAGGGACCGAGCAACAATGTTGAGAAATGGAAGGGTCCCCGACCTCGAAGGTCGGGGGTCGTGGCGTGATCGGGGTAGCCAAGGGGCCTCCTTGTCCTGTCCTCTTGGGCGGTCGTGGGTTTCGCACGTCCTATATGGTGGCTCCTGTGCGGCGTGGACCACTTACGCACGGCCTGGCCTACTTCCGCGGTATGCCCCGTCTCATCCGCCAACCTCATGACATTGAACAAGATGGAAGCGGCCACTGATGTCCGCACCGGAGATGAGTGGGTGAGCCCCGGTCAACGGCCTGAGCGGGACGTGCCGCTTCCCTCGGCTTCCCCCAACCTGCCCACGGCCAATCCACGCTGTTACGACCGACACTGTGTCCCACCTCGCCTGCGGGCCCGTACCGGGTCTGGCGTAGTGGCATGACTTTGAGCCTGACGGATCGTCCTGGTGATGAGGGTGATGATGACGTTGGGGGCGCGTGGGTGCGTATGGTCTCACGTGGCCTTATCCTACGAGTCGTCCTGGGCGGTTCAAGGGGTGTAGCCTCACTCTCGGACCCTCGGTCAAAATTCGGCT from Setaria italica strain Yugu1 chromosome VII, Setaria_italica_v2.0, whole genome shotgun sequence includes the following:
- the LOC101760473 gene encoding uncharacterized protein LOC101760473, with translation MAGSARSAAAKHAYRMFAPSRGAAARGPGTAEEFDESDVWGSFGPGAAGGGMVDSSPGGGELAAARARPIPASRAARKKPADGAPGSLPMNIPDWQKILGVEYRDHHAGEWELDGEDDGGYGRVGSGGSEMVPPHELAWRSRAASLSVHEGIGRTLKGRDLSRVRDAVWKRTGFED